From the Hypomesus transpacificus isolate Combined female unplaced genomic scaffold, fHypTra1 scaffold_116, whole genome shotgun sequence genome, the window gataataacaaaagatagccccaaaaacattgcaggtagccaaaacatgaagaacACATTGTAAACAatcaaaaataagtgccaaagggaagaaccataagagcatgtagttaagcaagttacaattaaacaacaaatTGCTATAAGTGCAattgtacctgtggaaaagcaagcaacagtaaaatgaaATGAATTGTTGAAATGAATTGATGAAAGAATACTGTCCAGGGATTCTGATCCTGTGACATAGTTTGAGCATTTCAAAGATCACATGACTGAAGAGGTTATAAATAAGTTCATAAGAGCTTCTGTTCAATTCATTTCATTAGTGTGGAGATAGCACACAGGTAAATGACTGACATCAGTACATAAATAAAGTACATAACTTacaaatgtaagtataaaatATTAGTCATTTCCTATTCAAGTGTTCTGATTTATTGCTATTATTGTTATTAGTATTATCATTAGGAGTAACAATAACATAGCGACTACTAAAATAATTACTATGagtattattattgtatttagaacattttaaatattgCAGATGGTAAACCTTTATTTGAAAAGAAgagcaataaataaataacatttgtatttctttcccacagtgtttaaaaaaaaatctgtcttAATTATGGAAAATTCCTCTGATGTAACATCCATCGTGTTGACTGCCTACTATGGAATGGAAAAATTGAAGCATGcatacttttgcatttttcttattATCTACATCATCATTATTACGGAAAACCTCATTCTAATTTCTGTGATCGGTGTTGAGAAAATGTTACACGAgccaatgtatttttttatcggCAACTTAGCAGCAAATGGTGTCTATGGAAGTACTGTTCTTTTGCCAGCCCTTTTGAGTAATTTATTATCAACCAAATATGAGGTCTTACTAGCCTGTTGTCAAACCCAGATATATGGTATACATACGTATGGTATGATTGAATTTACAGTTCTTGCTGTGATGAGCTATGATAGATATGCTGCTATCTGTCACCCATTGCACTACCACACAATCATGTCACTAAGCAAAGTGTATAAGCTTATTGTGTTCACTTGGGTTTATCCCTTGATTGCAAttctgattttttttattgtaactCTTCAACTACGATTTTGTCAACAGGCCATTGACAAGTTGTACTGCACCAATGACTCACTAGTGAAGCTATCCTGCTCAAATACAGCGGTTTTTAGCTATGTAGGTTTAGCATCTTTTATTCCATATGCTTTTCCACAGTTAATCATGGTCCTTTTCTCGTATGCACAGATTTTCAGACTATGTTTGTCTTCCAGGGAGATGAAGACCAAAGCCATCACAACTTGCATTCCACACCTGTTTGCTTTCTCAATGTATTCTATAGGGTGCTTGTTTGAATTACTGCAAAGCAGATTGGACCTACGTCATCTGCCTTACGAAACTCGACTGTTCATGTCCCTTTTCTTTCTGATATTTCCCCCTTTTTTCAATCCACTCATTTATGGTTTGAGTATTCGATCCTTACGCCTGTCAGTGTTCAAATGTATTAAAGGTCATAGAAAAACTCTGCCAACACAGTAGATAATTTTCTTGAGCATTGATCATGTTAATGCATGATTTACCATATTCAATAGACTTACTCAACAGTCTATTTTTTAAGCCCAGACTTTGtaattatttgttttgttttttcttctccatACAGCATTTAATTATGTTGTACTAACATTGAATTGCTTTGTCTTATAATGTGGATTGTTTTTCATATTTTCCATAATTTCTGCATCACCTGTGATTCACTTGTCATTATGTAGCATTATTTAACATTATTCATGAATGGTTTGAAGGTTCATAACAATGTATATACTTATGTACATTTTTTCATATGCACTTCCTTAAAATAAATCAACTGATTTACAATATGTTTGGTTTTATTGTTGTTCTTTTTTCTCAATATTACAAAGAGGCACCTAAAAAAAGGACACATTTGAGACAATTGTTATAGACACATGCATCAAACGTCTAATGCTTTTTCACAAGGGCCCTTCTcctgtgcttgtgtgcgtgtctgtttgtgtgtacatgtctgtgtgtgttgcttttgACTTGATCTTACATGAACTAATAGTGCCATCTTGTGGATAGACGATGAGTCTCACTGCTCAGCGGTAATTCATGTATGATTTGACAAAGAAAATATTTGTTCAGAGGAAATCATACTTAAAATATGATTTAACACAATCATTTGGATACAAGCAGCAGATTGGGTCAAAATATACAGCTTTCCTGTTTGAAGTCCATCCTCTTAATATTCATGTCAAGGCTTGTTTTCTCAGTCATATTGTCGGGGAAATAATAACTTTTTTAACCAATATCAAAGTTTTAAACAGCACGGAAACGGCAACAAAGTAtaatgcaaagtgtttattcgaatccaacacaaaggattgattccaacaaaAGTGAGTAGGCCCCAGAGTCTGACTGGAATTCTTCTCTATTATTTTGTGATATTTTGCCATTGTTACGTTATAGTTAGTCACAGATGCATGATGCATTTGTCACACCATTGGTCTCTTACTCTAGGGGCTTCAGATTACAGTTGCATAGAAATCATGCTTGCTGTGGCCTTGAAGACCAGCTGCACTCGATTCCTGGGTGTAGGGTCGTAAATCTGTTCCATGATATCTGGGTTTTGTAGTTTTCTATGGAAGAAGCGTATACACACATCCTTGTCTCGCCCTGAGCCCCTAAATACCCAGATTTGCACTTTGGGCTTAATATCATCTACATATTAGTGGCAaaactaatcagtcaacagctttgcatctggttttcagtaatatagcgtttaaaagtaaaaaaaaaaaaaaaagtgattaagaggttcattttcatataatccataatcatttctTCATCGtcataattacagcagtgtgatgttttttctaCACTAATATTAGAGGTGCTTGTAGAGAACAAACCCTGAGGGCTTCAACCACTAATGGTACCCAGATAGAGGCCTCAGTTGGAAATGACAGAGCTTGTCATACAAAAAACCTTTAATGAAACTCACAAAACATCTCTTTAAACCAGGgttcttcaaccctggtcctcagggaccacctgtcctgcacgttttagttGCTTCCatgcttcaacacacctgattgaaatgaatggtcgttaacaggcttctgcataactagataacgacccatacatttgaatcaggcgtgttggagcagggaaacatctaaaacgtgcaggacagggggtccctgcaCCAGCAGATGGAGCAGACCAGCAGATGGAGCAGACCAGCAGATGGAGCAGACCAGCAGATGGAGCAGACCAGCAGATGGAGCCCTTGTTCCCAACAAGCACCTCATCCAGCCTCAGTACAGGACGAGGGAGCGTGAtgtaaacattttacatttagtcattttggcagacgctcttatccagagcgacttacagtaagttcagggacattccccccgaggcaagtagggtgaagtgccttgcccaaggacacaacatcacgttgcacggcggggaatcgatccggcaaccttctgattactagcccgactccctcaccgctcagccatctgactcccctcaaACACTCCCCTTAAACAAGCCCATGGGTGGGACTAAACAAGGTCATTCATGGCCAAATGAAATGACAAACTAAATGGAGAACAAAGTTGGCTTTGTGGCCAAGTTCATGATCGAGTGTAAGAAGAATGGAACCTTTCACAGATTTAACAGGTGTATTGATGGATTTGGTTTCCGTAGCTCCAGGTCACTGCATCTGACCATGTGCTATGTCATTTATCTTTGGTTCCAGGTCTACAGAAATAAGCCATTAGGTTGTCGGCTTACCTTAGACTTTAGCCAATTACATCCTTTTATCCTCTTTCCTTTGTATAAATtggcaaaaaaaacacagcacGTGACTAAGTTCATGGCTTTTTATGAAGAAACATTTTCCCATCACTATCAACAGCTACACTGATTGATTTGACAAATCAACTCTACATTTGTTGCCCTAGCAACAAAGCTCAGGCAATAGAAAACTGAGGAGGGCCATTTGAAGGGAATGTTTGTTTTAACAGTCCCGGGCAACTCCATGGGCCTTGTACTGTATTCCCTGCATAAATGTTATTTCTGCAACAGAACCCACACTGCCAGCTACATAATCTACAGTTCATTGTTTTAATTGTCTAATTGTTAAGTGTTTACAGGTAATTGCCAACACCTGTTTGTTAGTAGTAATGAGTATTTAATAATAATGTTTGGAAAAGAAGATTTGCTAGA encodes:
- the LOC124488010 gene encoding olfactory receptor 142-like, with the protein product MTDIMFKKKSVLIMENSSDVTSIVLTAYYGMEKLKHAYFCIFLIIYIIIITENLILISVIGVEKMLHEPMYFFIGNLAANGVYGSTVLLPALLSNLLSTKYEVLLACCQTQIYGIHTYGMIEFTVLAVMSYDRYAAICHPLHYHTIMSLSKVYKLIVFTWVYPLIAILIFFIVTLQLRFCQQAIDKLYCTNDSLVKLSCSNTAVFSYVGLASFIPYAFPQLIMVLFSYAQIFRLCLSSREMKTKAITTCIPHLFAFSMYSIGCLFELLQSRLDLRHLPYETRLFMSLFFLIFPPFFNPLIYGLSIRSLRLSVFKCIKGHRKTLPTQ